The proteins below come from a single Juglans regia cultivar Chandler chromosome 12, Walnut 2.0, whole genome shotgun sequence genomic window:
- the LOC108980000 gene encoding MLO-like protein 6 has product MATKQEYERTMEETPTWAVAAVCFVLIVISILIEYILHIIGHWLKKKHKRALYEALEKIKAELMLLGFISLLLTVFQDYISDICISKSVGASWHPCKNGSKSKSKGEDSDDEKIGRKLLQFLESGFGARRRLATKGYDKCAEKGKVALMSAYAIHQLHVFIFVLAVFHVLYCIITLALGRTKMRKWKVWEDETRTLEYQYSNDPERFRFARDTTFGRRHLNVWSKSTVSLWIVCFFRQFFRSVTKVDYLTLRHGFIMAHLAPESETRFDFQKYIKRSLEEDFKVVVEISPIIWFFAVLFLLSNTYGWFSYLWLPFIPLIIILLVGTKLLVIITKMGLRTQDRGDVVQGTPVVKLGDDLFWFGRPRFILFLIHLVLFQNAFQLAFFAWSVYAFGMNNCFHKRTEDIVIRISMGVIIQVLCSYVTLPLYALVTQMGSTMKSTIFNDRVATALKNWHHTAKKNTKQSNHSEMNSPFSSRPATPTHGMSPVHLLHNYHHSSLDSLQASPRRKTDVVENDHHWDIEEIPSPRNRSDGVDDTQSSSRHPDQQERPIQEPIIISSSSQLPPRPGVIRTQHEIDMNTSDFTFS; this is encoded by the exons ATGGCCACCAAACAAGAGTATGAGCGGACAATGGAGGAAACGCCTACATGGGCTGTGGCTGCGGTGTGCTTCGTGTTGATTGTTATTTCAATCCTTATCGAGTATATTCTTCATATTATTGGACAT TGGCTGAAAAAGAAACACAAGCGAGCTCTTTACGAAGCACTTGAAAAGATCAAAGCAG aGCTTATGCTGCTGGGATTCATATCCTTGCTTCTAACAGTGTTTCAAGACTATATTTCTGATATATGTATATCAAAGAGTGTCGGAGCCTCCTGGCATCCCTGTAAAAATGGATCGAAGAGTAAGTCAAAGGGGGAAGATTCTGATGATGAGAAAATTGGCCGTAAACTACTTCAATTTCTGGAATCTGGCTTCGGTGCGCGGCGAAGATTAGCTACAAAAGGATATGACAAATGCGCAGAAAAA GGTAAAGTCGCTTTGATGTCGGCGTATGCGATTCACCAGCTCCACGTATTCATCTTTGTGTTGGCTGTTTTTCATGTGCTTTACTGCATCATCACCTTGGCTTTGGGCAGAACGAAG ATGAGAAAATGGAAGGTTTGGGAGGATGAAACAAGAACACTTGAATATCAGTACTCTAATG ATCCAGAGAGGTTTAGGTTTGCGAGGGATACAACATTTGGACGAAGACATTTGAACGTCTGGAGCAAGTCAACGGTTTCCCTTTGGATA GTGTGTTTTTTCAGACAATTCTTCAGGTCAGTTACCAAGGTTGATTACCTCACACTGAGACATGGATTTATTATG GCACATTTGGCACCCGAAAGTGAAACGAGATTTGATTTTCAGAAATACATCAAGAGATCACTTGAAGAGGATTTTAAAGTAGTGGTGGAGATCAG TCCTATCATATGGTTCTTTGCGGTGTTATTCCTCCTCTCCAACACTTACG GATGGTTTTCTTATCTATGGCTACCGTTTATCCCATTGATT ATAATCCTATTAGTGGGGACAAAGTTACTTGTGATCATTACAAAAATGGGGCTAAGAACACAAGACAGAGGTGATGTGGTTCAGGGTACACCTGTGGTGAAACTAGGCGATGACCTCTTCTGGTTTGGACGCCCTCGCTTCATTCTCTTCCTCATTCACTTGGTTCTCTttcag AATGCATTTCAACTGGCCTTCTTTGCATGGAGTGTG TACGCATTTGGCATGAACAATTGCTTCCATAAGCGCACTGAAGACATTGTCATCAGAATCTCAATGGG GGTCATCATACAAGTTCTATGCAGCTATGTGACTTTGCCCCTCTACGCTCTAGTTACTCAg ATGGGTTCCACCATGAAATCCACCATTTTCAATGATCGAGTGGCAACAGCATTGAAAAACTGGCACCACACGGCCAAAAAGAACACGAAGCAAAGCAATCATTCTGAGATGAATTCACCATTTTCAAGTAGGCCTGCAACTCCCACACACGGGATGTCCCCAGTTCACCTCCTGCATAATTATCACCATAGCAGCCTTGACAGCTTGCAAGCATCCCCTAGAAGGAAGACCGATGTTGTTGAAAATGATCATCATTGGGACATAGAAGAGATCCCATCCCCAAGGAACCGAAGTGATGGAGTCGATGATACTCAATCGTCCAGTAGGCACCCGGATCAGCAAGAGAGGCCAATTCAGGAGCCAATAATAATTAGCAGCTCATCGCAATTGCCTCCACGACCAGGAGTCATTCGTACTCAGCATGAAATCGACATGAATACTTCTGATTTCACATTTAGTTAA